Proteins encoded within one genomic window of Acidobacteriota bacterium:
- a CDS encoding TonB-dependent receptor, with protein MAGQGLFFGVLLFFFPVCTMGESPATAESATVNCDDSTPEDEDENKHVKLLIRVLDETGQAVEGAQVTLVHQGTLSVSKAKTDLIGQCKFINLARSSYRLQVEKKGFYVAHRDPVPVPETEAVEVTLNHYREVSDGVDVVYTPSSIDPSQTVSSESLDAREIVNLPYPTTRDVRNALPFLAGVVKDNNGQIHVRGSATYQTRDQLDGFNVTHPAGGTQRLRFSPDAVRSIQVVDSRYSAEYGKASGGIVNFTTATGDDRYRFSATNFIPSFQDRKGVHINAWTPRMNFSGPLRKGTAWFFLGLQGEYNLDVVRELPQGQDRNRAWRWNNLANVQINLTPSNILTAGFLGNRYESDHLGLSRFDPLETTRRRRDQAYLVTLKDQIYLSGALLEIGFAVNEFTTNEQPLGDSPYQIKPGGSGGNFFKQAEEDAQRLEWIANFTWPTHHWHGRHQFKIGTDLDRIGFQKSENRRPILVFREDGTLSRETTFTGGSDIDRNNWKVGLFGQDRWSLSDRWLLELGLRFDWDKTIRQPLISPRLASSYLLTDNDSSQVTGGIGIFYDATNLNILSRPAAGRRIDQVYAEDGTSPVGQPIETRLLANQETLRAPRFLNWSLGLEQRLPAGIYLHGEYQQKRGRDGLAFIQQSRQPTSWPRTLELRNVRKDRYTAIQITVRHTIENRSSFFTCYTRASSRSSHVFEFDIDNIIVGSQAEGPQPWDTPNRVIAWGWLILPKDLQLAYSLEWRDGFPFSLVNEDQALVGLPNSRRYPYYFSLNIHVERRIRLLGRHWALRVGFNDVTGRENPTVVDNNVDSPNFMTFGAAQGRALVARLRLIGRT; from the coding sequence ATGGCCGGTCAAGGCCTGTTTTTCGGAGTCCTCCTTTTCTTTTTCCCCGTCTGCACCATGGGTGAGAGTCCCGCAACTGCCGAGAGTGCCACAGTCAATTGCGACGATTCGACCCCGGAGGACGAAGATGAAAATAAGCACGTAAAGCTTTTGATCAGAGTCCTTGATGAGACTGGCCAGGCTGTCGAAGGCGCCCAGGTGACACTGGTCCACCAAGGAACCTTATCCGTGTCGAAAGCAAAAACAGACTTGATTGGTCAATGCAAGTTCATCAACCTGGCTCGCTCCTCCTACCGGCTTCAGGTTGAAAAGAAAGGCTTCTATGTCGCACACCGTGATCCTGTACCGGTCCCCGAAACAGAAGCTGTAGAAGTCACACTCAATCACTACAGAGAGGTCTCCGATGGCGTGGATGTGGTTTATACCCCATCGTCCATAGATCCGAGTCAGACCGTTAGCAGCGAATCCCTGGACGCTAGAGAAATAGTAAACCTCCCCTACCCGACAACCCGGGACGTCCGAAACGCCTTGCCGTTCCTCGCCGGCGTGGTCAAGGACAACAACGGACAAATCCACGTCAGGGGATCGGCGACCTATCAGACTCGTGATCAATTGGATGGATTCAATGTCACTCATCCAGCCGGCGGCACACAGCGCCTTCGATTCAGTCCCGATGCCGTCCGGTCGATTCAGGTTGTGGACAGCCGCTACTCGGCTGAGTACGGGAAAGCATCAGGTGGGATCGTCAACTTTACGACTGCGACAGGAGACGATCGGTATCGCTTTTCGGCGACCAATTTCATTCCTTCTTTTCAAGACCGCAAGGGCGTACATATCAACGCCTGGACACCGAGGATGAATTTTTCCGGGCCGCTCCGCAAAGGTACAGCCTGGTTCTTTCTGGGGTTGCAGGGCGAGTACAACTTGGACGTTGTAAGGGAATTGCCTCAGGGTCAGGACCGAAACCGCGCCTGGCGATGGAACAATCTGGCCAATGTCCAAATCAATCTGACGCCATCCAACATTTTGACTGCGGGATTTCTTGGCAATCGATATGAATCCGATCACCTGGGTTTGTCTCGATTCGATCCGTTGGAGACGACTCGCCGGCGCAGGGACCAAGCCTACCTGGTGACGTTGAAGGACCAGATCTACCTTTCCGGGGCTCTGTTGGAGATCGGATTTGCCGTGAACGAGTTCACGACCAACGAGCAGCCACTCGGTGACTCTCCGTACCAGATCAAACCTGGCGGCAGTGGAGGAAACTTTTTCAAGCAGGCCGAGGAAGACGCTCAACGTCTTGAGTGGATCGCGAATTTCACCTGGCCAACCCACCATTGGCATGGGCGGCACCAGTTCAAAATCGGAACAGATCTTGATCGCATCGGTTTTCAGAAATCGGAAAATCGGCGACCCATACTCGTTTTTCGCGAAGACGGCACCCTCTCCCGGGAAACGACGTTTACGGGAGGTTCGGACATCGACCGAAACAACTGGAAGGTTGGCCTGTTTGGGCAGGATCGTTGGTCATTGTCAGATCGCTGGTTGCTGGAACTGGGACTGCGATTCGACTGGGACAAGACGATTCGGCAACCGCTGATTTCCCCTCGCCTGGCCTCGAGCTACCTGTTGACTGACAACGATAGTAGCCAGGTGACGGGAGGAATCGGGATTTTTTATGACGCGACGAACCTGAACATTCTAAGTCGCCCCGCCGCAGGTCGACGAATTGACCAGGTCTACGCCGAGGACGGCACATCTCCAGTCGGACAACCCATTGAAACCAGGTTGCTTGCAAATCAAGAGACCTTGAGGGCACCCCGATTTCTGAACTGGAGTTTGGGCCTGGAGCAGAGATTGCCCGCCGGAATCTATCTGCACGGGGAATACCAGCAGAAGAGAGGCAGAGACGGACTGGCTTTCATTCAACAAAGCCGGCAGCCAACAAGCTGGCCCAGGACCCTTGAGCTGCGCAACGTCCGCAAAGACCGCTACACAGCGATTCAAATCACGGTGCGGCACACAATTGAAAATCGATCCAGCTTTTTCACTTGCTACACTCGCGCGAGCAGCCGTTCCAGTCATGTATTCGAGTTCGATATCGACAACATCATTGTCGGGTCTCAGGCTGAGGGTCCGCAGCCTTGGGATACTCCCAACCGTGTTATTGCATGGGGTTGGCTGATTTTGCCAAAGGACCTGCAGCTCGCCTATTCGTTGGAATGGAGGGATGGGTTTCCGTTCAGCCTGGTCAATGAAGACCAGGCCCTTGTAGGACTGCCCAATTCACGGCGCTATCCCTACTACTTCTCGTTAAACATCCATGTGGAGCGTCGAATCCGGCTGCTGGGTCGCCATTGGGCTCTGCGAGTGGGCTTCAATGACGTGACAGGCCGCGAAAATCCTACAGTGGTGGACAATAATGTGGATTCGCCGAATTTCATGACCTTTGGAGCAGCCCAGGGGCGAGCGCTTGTGGCCCGACTCAGATTGATCGGGCGAACGTAG
- a CDS encoding polymer-forming cytoskeletal protein has product MWRTKLRKPLISSPDSGPPASVLYDPAGESVEHALIGEALVFKGEVSGTQDLTINGRFDGTVSLSGHTVTVGRNGRVQGDILARVIRIEGHVEGNLQGEEVVSLGPSGVVHGDLTTVRVSMDEGCEFRGRVEVAAKHRSASDISVPLTIRQGHRTNDPASSKPLPSNGRTVMPVPGQGRQ; this is encoded by the coding sequence ATGTGGAGAACAAAGCTCCGGAAGCCCTTGATTTCTTCCCCAGACTCCGGGCCTCCGGCCTCGGTCTTGTACGATCCTGCCGGCGAATCTGTAGAACATGCCCTCATCGGGGAAGCCCTCGTCTTCAAAGGAGAGGTGAGCGGCACTCAGGACCTGACCATCAATGGCCGGTTCGACGGTACGGTGTCGCTTTCCGGGCACACCGTCACGGTGGGCCGCAACGGTCGGGTCCAGGGCGATATCCTGGCCCGGGTGATTCGGATCGAGGGTCATGTCGAAGGCAACCTTCAGGGAGAAGAAGTGGTCTCTCTGGGTCCCTCCGGAGTGGTCCACGGTGACCTCACCACGGTCCGGGTCAGCATGGACGAAGGGTGTGAGTTCAGAGGTCGCGTCGAGGTCGCTGCCAAACACCGCTCGGCGAGCGATATCTCGGTTCCATTGACCATCCGTCAGGGGCACAGGACGAATGATCCCGCATCATCGAAACCCTTGCCGTCCAACGGCCGGACCGTCATGCCTGTCCCAGGACAGGGACGTCAATAG
- a CDS encoding polymer-forming cytoskeletal protein, whose protein sequence is MSDLQEPENPEKRSVIGSAINIQGEVSGRQDLLIRGRVEGRISLPGCSLIVEREGRVKADLEAKVIRIDGHVAGSVQGEEQIRVKGRARGDLSAPKVILEEGCHYCGTVETGSQTSR, encoded by the coding sequence ATGTCAGATCTCCAAGAGCCGGAAAATCCCGAGAAACGATCCGTTATCGGGTCTGCCATCAACATCCAGGGGGAAGTGAGCGGACGTCAGGATCTGCTCATTCGTGGTCGAGTCGAAGGGCGAATATCACTCCCCGGGTGCTCCCTCATCGTGGAGCGGGAAGGCCGGGTCAAGGCCGATCTGGAGGCGAAAGTGATTCGGATCGACGGTCATGTGGCCGGGAGCGTTCAGGGAGAAGAACAGATCCGCGTGAAGGGTCGCGCCCGAGGCGATCTGAGCGCTCCTAAAGTGATTTTGGAAGAGGGGTGCCACTACTGCGGCACCGTCGAAACGGGCAGCCAAACTTCGCGATAG
- a CDS encoding XRE family transcriptional regulator: MPLLRHRRNGQPNFAIGGAKGLSTRKAEGRTGVNHADFTRIRNVQLDRFTIDRLITVLNRLGQRVDVRIEVHPRGAAEEAPAHR; encoded by the coding sequence GTGCCACTACTGCGGCACCGTCGAAACGGGCAGCCAAACTTCGCGATAGGCGGCGCTAAGGGGCTTTCAACCCGCAAGGCCGAGGGTCGTACCGGCGTCAATCATGCGGACTTTACCCGCATTCGCAACGTACAGCTTGACCGTTTCACCATTGACCGGCTGATAACCGTCCTCAATAGGCTCGGCCAGCGCGTAGACGTGCGAATCGAGGTTCATCCGCGTGGGGCCGCTGAAGAAGCGCCCGCGCACCGTTGA
- a CDS encoding MBOAT family protein, translating to MVFTSHIFVFYFLPLVLFSYWLIPPRFRNLFLIFVSYLFYGWWKPWFVLLMLASTIVDYLCGKTISNPATSTRGKTAALVCSITANLGLLGFFKYYMFFGENLNTLLNLVGSETFSILHITLPIGISFYTFQSMSYTIDVYRGRAPAVRSFTDLACFVSLFPQLIAGPIVRYRTIAAQLVRRTHNWERLASGASLFILGFSKKILLANPIGAVADAVFWAESAGALEAWFGVTAYAFQIYFDFSGYSDMALGLGRILGFDFPRNFASPYRAESITEFWRRWHISLSTFLRDYLYVPLGGNRKGPSRTYVNLMIVMLVGGLWHGAGWTFLVWGAYHGALLGLERWNGKGSFYAFLPVPARKGATFVLVLFSWVLFRAPNLGQAGDYLGFMFGFHSEQASAALLSAQIFTPANLLIFAVAGVFAFGAAEAEPWTRRLSWPKVMALLCLFLGSLIVMSGQAFNPFLYFQF from the coding sequence TTGGTCTTCACTTCTCATATCTTTGTTTTCTACTTCCTGCCACTCGTCCTGTTCAGCTACTGGCTGATACCGCCCCGGTTCCGCAACCTTTTCCTGATCTTCGTCAGTTATCTGTTCTACGGATGGTGGAAGCCGTGGTTCGTGCTTCTGATGCTGGCCTCGACCATCGTGGACTATCTGTGCGGCAAGACCATCTCGAATCCGGCCACCTCGACACGGGGAAAAACCGCGGCGCTGGTGTGTTCGATCACCGCCAACCTGGGGCTGCTGGGGTTCTTCAAGTACTACATGTTCTTCGGCGAGAACTTGAACACCCTGCTGAATCTGGTTGGATCCGAGACCTTTTCGATCCTCCACATCACGCTTCCCATCGGCATTTCGTTCTACACCTTCCAATCCATGAGCTACACGATCGACGTCTACCGGGGCCGCGCGCCGGCAGTCCGGTCGTTCACCGACCTCGCTTGCTTCGTCAGCCTGTTTCCTCAACTCATTGCCGGGCCGATCGTCCGCTACCGCACGATTGCCGCCCAACTGGTTCGGCGGACTCACAACTGGGAGAGGCTCGCTTCCGGGGCCTCGCTTTTCATTCTCGGGTTTTCCAAGAAGATCCTGCTGGCAAATCCCATCGGCGCCGTTGCCGATGCCGTGTTCTGGGCTGAATCCGCAGGAGCATTGGAAGCCTGGTTCGGCGTGACCGCCTACGCCTTCCAAATCTACTTTGACTTTTCCGGTTACTCGGATATGGCTCTCGGACTGGGACGCATCCTGGGCTTTGACTTCCCCAGGAATTTCGCCTCTCCCTATCGCGCCGAAAGCATTACCGAGTTCTGGAGACGGTGGCACATCTCGCTCTCCACGTTCCTGCGGGATTACCTGTACGTCCCACTGGGGGGAAATCGGAAGGGTCCCTCCCGCACCTACGTCAATCTAATGATCGTGATGCTGGTCGGGGGGCTCTGGCATGGAGCCGGCTGGACCTTTCTGGTGTGGGGGGCGTACCACGGAGCCCTGCTGGGCCTGGAGAGATGGAACGGCAAGGGCAGTTTCTATGCATTCCTGCCGGTTCCCGCCAGAAAGGGCGCGACTTTCGTACTGGTCCTTTTCTCGTGGGTCCTCTTTCGCGCCCCAAACCTGGGCCAGGCGGGAGACTATCTGGGCTTCATGTTCGGCTTCCATTCCGAACAGGCTTCAGCAGCGCTGCTCTCGGCCCAGATCTTCACTCCGGCCAATCTTCTCATCTTTGCCGTCGCAGGCGTGTTCGCCTTCGGAGCCGCCGAGGCCGAGCCGTGGACCCGCCGTCTTTCCTGGCCAAAAGTCATGGCCTTGCTATGCCTTTTCCTGGGCTCCCTGATAGTGATGTCCGGTCAAGCCTTCAATCCTTTTCTCTATTTTCAGTTTTGA